One genomic segment of Nocardia spumae includes these proteins:
- a CDS encoding cutinase family protein produces MRLKKVVAAAGAAVAVLAGMTVSGTALGSGSAAASPGCPSLYVVAIPGTWETGDHKPDHMVGPGMLSGVTRGLPSSADSDYVSYAATAFPWEGDVYGASKKEATDNARGLIQAMAARCAGTHYALVGYSQGADAAGDLAAEIGTGLGVVPPDRVSGVGLISDPRRSPTDVQVGPVVGGAGAGGPRVGGFGFVSDRVRTICAAGDLYCSTEDTDYVTRFAGFLAQASGASATNLWRYQLEAGSIVGDLMAHGGIGTLQNQLTEGANQARVHQLEDFYSSGTHTSYGNYGVGGGQTAISWMHNWIAGMA; encoded by the coding sequence ATGCGGTTGAAAAAGGTTGTCGCGGCCGCGGGTGCGGCAGTGGCGGTACTGGCTGGGATGACGGTGTCGGGTACCGCTCTCGGAAGTGGCTCCGCGGCGGCGTCTCCCGGGTGCCCGAGTCTGTATGTCGTGGCGATCCCCGGCACCTGGGAGACCGGTGATCACAAGCCCGATCACATGGTCGGCCCCGGGATGCTGTCCGGTGTGACCCGCGGGCTGCCGAGTTCGGCCGACAGCGACTACGTCAGCTACGCCGCGACCGCTTTCCCTTGGGAGGGCGATGTTTACGGTGCCTCGAAGAAGGAGGCGACCGATAACGCGCGCGGCCTGATCCAGGCGATGGCCGCCCGGTGCGCGGGTACCCACTACGCCCTCGTGGGCTACAGCCAGGGTGCCGACGCCGCGGGTGACCTGGCCGCCGAGATCGGCACCGGACTCGGTGTGGTGCCTCCGGATCGGGTGTCGGGCGTCGGCCTCATCTCCGATCCGCGGCGTTCGCCCACCGATGTCCAGGTCGGCCCGGTGGTCGGCGGCGCCGGCGCCGGTGGCCCGCGCGTCGGTGGCTTCGGTTTCGTCAGCGACCGAGTGCGCACCATCTGCGCGGCGGGCGACCTGTACTGCTCCACCGAGGACACCGACTACGTCACCCGGTTCGCGGGCTTCCTGGCCCAGGCCTCCGGTGCCAGCGCGACCAATCTGTGGCGCTACCAGCTCGAGGCCGGTTCCATCGTTGGGGACCTGATGGCGCACGGCGGTATCGGGACCCTGCAGAACCAGCTCACCGAGGGGGCGAACCAGGCACGCGTCCATCAGCTCGAGGACTTCTACAGCTCGGGCACCCACACCTCCTACGGCAACTACGGTGTCGGCGGTGGTCAGACCGCGATCTCGTGGATGCACAACTGGATCGCCGGCATGGCCTGA